A genomic segment from Amphiprion ocellaris isolate individual 3 ecotype Okinawa chromosome 17, ASM2253959v1, whole genome shotgun sequence encodes:
- the LOC111581834 gene encoding lysine-specific demethylase 2B isoform X3 — translation MAQAAETCAESGRRLRSICRRMYDENEDLSDVEEIANIRGFSVEEKLVSDSYSADFVHSMEGKDFTYEYVQREALRIPLIFKEKDELGIRMPDPEFTVSEIKGLVGSRRSVDVMDVSTQKGTEMSMAQFVRYYETPEEERDKLFNVISLEFSHTKLENLIKRPTVVDQVDWVDNMWPSDLKQSQTEATNVISEMKYPKVQRYCLMSVKGCYTDFHIDFGGTSVWYHVFKGQKVFWLVPPTPHNLALYEDWVLSGKQSDIFLGDRADGCQRVELKQGYTFFIPSGWIHAVYTPVDTLVFGGNILHSFNIPMQLTIHEIENRTKVHSKFRFPFYYEICWYVLERYLHCLTKRSYLSQEVRKEPMDFETKVKTESPSSDSRSQDTYEDSCGTQVREDQGEKSERVAQDGPCSPDAGKGQHLKAVLCIDSEDSCNPGSTSLDFPKTPSDSPASECQNKWTHLTEFELNGLRTLVEKLESLPENKKCVPVGIENPQALLEDMKAVLKEHADDDPKLAITGVPVVCWPKKTIKPRPPNRPKPKMAASPASAVKLSASRGTSGARRRRTRCRKCEACLRTECGECHFCKDMKKFGGPGRMKQSCIMRQCIAPVLPHTAVCLVCGEAGKEDTVEDEEEKFNLMLMECSICNEIVHPNCLKIKDSNGVVNDELPNCWECPKCNHAGKTGKQKRGPGFKYASNLPGSLLKEPRLNRDPKEELDPPMVATTTVTTLTTTSVVKRKAEREVISKRNDEEPPKKRPPLLSLDGIPRPRLEDNPLRKKRKLFDTNDEPVIMKKKKKPSKLEDPFTSKLLRQIKTENDHGDEDDDQEDQEEDGLSLERMHIKEKHEYDDEDQEEDAEEEEAVTKERDSSTEDKAKVLLNPLLRTSTARESDQSSSNSPRAGPSSESGEAQERSSAQLKARHQRRRLPNKEASKESNQETAKTEDCPSSQKHGSVKTEDIPANHNRRPLKNEDCLTNQNRKPLKTEDSTTNQSRRAVKLEEGVANQNRQPLKTEDSLANQNHRPVKSEPENEVDEQKPRWPLNNGSSDLGDWLRHRGREVNGTPRGYSPLGWSRSTPITPMCPRPLPCRSPPKCIQMERHVIRPPPISPPPDRLPLNDGEAHVMRRETWMTVFSHLTHRDLCVCMRVCRTWNRWCCDKRLWKHINLNRCKSITPLMLSGIIRRQPVALDLSWTNISKKQLSWLINRLPGLRVLLLSGCSWVAVSALCTSSCPLLRTLDVQWVEGLKDAQMRDLLSPPTDNRPGQLDNRSKLRNVEDLRLAGLDITDTSLRLIIRYMPLLSKLDLSYCNHVTDQSVNILTAAGTTTRDSLTDINLSVCNRVTDQSLTYFKRCGSICHIDLRYCKQVTKEGCDQFIAEMSVSVQFELIEEKLLQKIS, via the exons ATGGCTCAGGCCGCGGAGACGTGCGCCGAGTCCGGACGCAGGCTG CGCTCCATCTGCCGGAGGATGTACGACGAAAACGAGGACTTGTCTGATGTGGAGGAAATTGCAAACATCAGAGGTTTCAGCGTGGAGGAGAAGCTCGTCAGTGACAGCTACAGCGCAGACTTTGTCCACTCAATGGAGGGTAAAG ACTTCACCTATGAATATGTGCAAAGGGAGGCCCTCAGGAtcccactcatttttaaagagaaagacgAACTAGGGATCAG AATGCCGGATCCAGAATTTACAGTCAGTGAAATTAAAGGATTAGTTG GCAGTCGCCGGTCTGTGGACGTTATGGACGTGAGCACTCAGAAAGGCACTGAGATGAGCATGGCGCAGTTTGTCCGTTATTACGAGACGCCGGAGGAAGAACGGGACAAACTGTTCAATGTCATCAGCTTAGAGTTCAGCCACACTAAGCTGGAGAACCTCATCAAGCGGCCCACAGTG GTGGATCAAGTGGACTGGGTGGACAACATGTGGCCTTCTGATCTGAAACAAAGCCAAACAGAAGCCACCAACGTCATTTCAGAGATGAAGTACCCTAAAGTGCAAAG GTACTGTTTGATGAGCGTAAAGGGCTGCTACACAGACTTCCACATTGATTTTGGGGGAACGTCGGTGTGGTATCATGTGTTCAAGGGACAGAAA GTGTTCTGGCTTGTGCCTCCAACCCCACATAACCTTGCTCTGTATGAGGACTGGGTACTGTCAGGCAAGCAGAGCGATATCTTTCTGGGAGACCGAGCTGATGGATGCCAGAGAGTGGAGCTTAAACAAGGATACACCTTCTTCATCCCGTCTG GGTGGATTCATGCTGTCTACACTCCCGTGGACACGCTGGTGTTCGGAGGCAATATTCTGCACAGCTTTAACATTCCTATGCAGCTTACCATCCATGAGATAGAGAACAGGACTAAG GTTCATTCGAAATTTCGTTTTCCGTTCTACTATGAGATATGCTGGTATGTTCTAGAGAGATATCTTCACTGCCTGACCAAACGCTCCTACCTTTCTCAAGAGGTCCGAAAAGAGCCTATGG ACTTTGAGACAAAGGTGAAGACAGAGAGTCCCTCCTCTGACTCCAGGAGCCAGGACACATACGAGGATTCATGTGGGACTCAAGTCAGGGAGGACCAGGGTGAAAAATCAGAAAGAGTCGCTCAGGATGGTCCCTGCTCGCCCGACGCCGGGAAGGGCCAACACCTGAAAGCTGTTTTATGTATTGACTCTGAGGACAGCTGTAATCCCGGCTCCACCTCTCTAGATTTCCCCAAAACCCCTTCTGACTCGCCGGCCTCAGAGTGTCAGAATAAATGGACTCATTTGACGGAGTTTGAACTGAACGGACTCAGGACGCTGGTTGAGAAGCTGGAGTCGCTTCCTGAAAACAAGAAATGCGTTCCAGTGGGAATAGAGAACCCACAAGCTCTGCTGGAGGACATGAAG GCTGTCTTAAAAGAACACGCTGATGACGACCCCAAATTAGCAATTACTGGGGTTCCTGTGGTGTGCTGGCCTAAGAAAACTATAAAG CCCCGGCCTCCCAACCGGCCGAAACCTAAGATGGCAGCATCTCCTGCATCAGCAGTCAAGCTGTCAGCTAGTCGGGGAACATCTGGTGCCAGGAGGAGAAGGACGCGCTGTCGAAAGTGTGAGGCATGTCTGCGGACGGAGTGTGGAGAGTGCCACTTCTGTAAAGACATGAAGAAGTTTGGTGGGCCGGGGCGAATGAAACAGTCCTGCATTATGAGGCAGTGCATTGCT cctGTACTGCCCCACACAGCAGTATGTCTAGTCTGTGGAGAGGCAGGAAAGGAGGACACagtggaggatgaggaggagaagttCAACCTCATGCTCATGGAGTGCTCCATCTGCAATGAGATCGTTCATCCTAACTGTCTCAAG ATTAAAGATTCAAATGGAGTAGTCAACGATGAGCTGCCAAACTGCTGGGAATGCCCAAAGTGTAACCATGCTGGGAAAACAGGGAAA CAAAAAAGGGGGCCAGGGTTCAAGTATGCGTCAAATCTTCCCGGCTCGCTGCTGAAAGAACCACGACTAAACCGAGATCCAAAAGAGGAGCTCGACCCGCCCATGGTGGCCACAACAACGGTCACTACCTTGACTACGACATCTGTTGTGAAGAGAAAGGCAGAGCGGGAAGTAATCTCAAAGAGGAACGACGAGGAGCCTCCAAAGAAACGTCCCCCCTTGCTGTCTCTGGATGGCATCCCCCGACCAAGACTAGAGGACAATCCGctgaggaaaaagaggaaacttTTTGACACCAATGATGAACCTGTTATTATGAAGAAGAAG aagAAGCCTTCAAAACTGGAAGATCCGTTCACTTCAAAGCTGTTGCGGCAAATCAAGACAGAGAATGATCATGGTGATGAAGACGATGACCAGGAGGATCAAGAAGAAGATGGCTTGTCTTTGGAAAGGATGCATATAAAAGAGAAACATGAGTATGATGATGAGGACCAAGAAGAGGATgccgaggaagaggaggcagtgacaaaagagagagacagtAGTACGGAGGACAAAGCTAAGGTCCTACTTAACCCACTGCTGAGGACATCCACAGCCAGAGAAAGTGACCAGTCCTCCTCCAACTCTCCCAGAGCCGGACCAAGCAGCGAGTCAGGAGAAGCTCAGGAGAGGAGCTCTGCTCAGCTCAAAGCTCGCCATCAGCGTCGACGTCTTCCCAACAAAGAGGCGAGCAAAGAGTCCAACCAGGAAACTGCCAAGACAGAAGACTGTCCGAGCAGCCAGAAGCACGGCTCAGTGAAGACGGAGGACATCCCAGCCAATCACAACCGCCGACCACTGAAGAACGAAGACTGTCTGACCAATCAGAACCGTAAACCACTAAAAACAGAGGACTCGACCACTAATCAGAGCCGCAGAGCTGTTAAACTGGAGGAAGGTGTGGCCAATCAAAACAGACAACCGCTAAAAACGGAGGACAGCTTGGCCAATCAGAACCACAGACCGGTAAAATCTGAGCCTGAGAATGAAGTAGACGAGCAGAAGCCTAGATGGCCTCTTAATAACGGCAGCAGCGATCTGGGTGACTGGCTGAGGCACCGGGGGCGGGAGGTGAACGGGACGCCACGTGGCTACTCGCCGCTCGGCTGGAGCAGAAGCACGCCCATCACACCCATGTGCCCCCGACCGCTCCCCTGCCGGTCGCCACCAAAATGCATCCAAATGGAGCGCCACGTGATCCGGCCGCCTCCCATCAGCCCTCCGCCCGACAGACTGCCGCTGAACGACGGCGAAGCGCACGTGATGCGACGAGAGACGTGGATGACGGTGTTCAGTCACCTCACTCACAGAGATCTTTGCGTCTGCATGCGTGTCTGCAGGACCTGGAATAGGTG GTGCTGTGACAAAAGGCTCTGGAAGCACATCAATCTGAACCGCTGCAAGTCCATCACACCTCTCATGCTGAGCGGCATCATCCGGAGACAGCCAGTAGCTCTGGACCTCAGCTGGACCAACATTTCCAAGAAACAGCTCAGCTGGCTAATCAACAGACTTCCAG gtctGCGGGTGTTGCTTCTGTCAGGATGCTCCTGGGTGGCCGTCTCAGCTCTCTGCACCTCCAGCTGTCCACTCCTGCGAACTCTGGACGTTCAGTGGGTCGAGGGTCTGAAAGACGCCCAGATGAGAGACCTGCTGTCGCCTCCCACAGATAACAGACCAG GTCAGTTAGACAACAGGAGTAAG
- the LOC111581834 gene encoding lysine-specific demethylase 2B isoform X2, which translates to MAQAAETCAESGRRLRSICRRMYDENEDLSDVEEIANIRGFSVEEKLVSDSYSADFVHSMEGKDFTYEYVQREALRIPLIFKEKDELGIRMPDPEFTVSEIKGLVGSRRSVDVMDVSTQKGTEMSMAQFVRYYETPEEERDKLFNVISLEFSHTKLENLIKRPTVVDQVDWVDNMWPSDLKQSQTEATNVISEMKYPKVQRYCLMSVKGCYTDFHIDFGGTSVWYHVFKGQKVFWLVPPTPHNLALYEDWVLSGKQSDIFLGDRADGCQRVELKQGYTFFIPSGWIHAVYTPVDTLVFGGNILHSFNIPMQLTIHEIENRTKVHSKFRFPFYYEICWYVLERYLHCLTKRSYLSQEVRKEPMDFETKVKTESPSSDSRSQDTYEDSCGTQVREDQGEKSERVAQDGPCSPDAGKGQHLKAVLCIDSEDSCNPGSTSLDFPKTPSDSPASECQNKWTHLTEFELNGLRTLVEKLESLPENKKCVPVGIENPQALLEDMKAVLKEHADDDPKLAITGVPVVCWPKKTIKPRPPNRPKPKMAASPASAVKLSASRGTSGARRRRTRCRKCEACLRTECGECHFCKDMKKFGGPGRMKQSCIMRQCIAPVLPHTAVCLVCGEAGKEDTVEDEEEKFNLMLMECSICNEIVHPNCLKIKDSNGVVNDELPNCWECPKCNHAGKTGKASKQKRGPGFKYASNLPGSLLKEPRLNRDPKEELDPPMVATTTVTTLTTTSVVKRKAEREVISKRNDEEPPKKRPPLLSLDGIPRPRLEDNPLRKKRKLFDTNDEPVIMKKKKPSKLEDPFTSKLLRQIKTENDHGDEDDDQEDQEEDGLSLERMHIKEKHEYDDEDQEEDAEEEEAVTKERDSSTEDKAKVLLNPLLRTSTARESDQSSSNSPRAGPSSESGEAQERSSAQLKARHQRRRLPNKEASKESNQETAKTEDCPSSQKHGSVKTEDIPANHNRRPLKNEDCLTNQNRKPLKTEDSTTNQSRRAVKLEEGVANQNRQPLKTEDSLANQNHRPVKSEPENEVDEQKPRWPLNNGSSDLGDWLRHRGREVNGTPRGYSPLGWSRSTPITPMCPRPLPCRSPPKCIQMERHVIRPPPISPPPDRLPLNDGEAHVMRRETWMTVFSHLTHRDLCVCMRVCRTWNRWCCDKRLWKHINLNRCKSITPLMLSGIIRRQPVALDLSWTNISKKQLSWLINRLPGLRVLLLSGCSWVAVSALCTSSCPLLRTLDVQWVEGLKDAQMRDLLSPPTDNRPGQLDNRSKLRNVEDLRLAGLDITDTSLRLIIRYMPLLSKLDLSYCNHVTDQSVNILTAAGTTTRDSLTDINLSVCNRVTDQSLTYFKRCGSICHIDLRYCKQVTKEGCDQFIAEMSVSVQFELIEEKLLQKIS; encoded by the exons ATGGCTCAGGCCGCGGAGACGTGCGCCGAGTCCGGACGCAGGCTG CGCTCCATCTGCCGGAGGATGTACGACGAAAACGAGGACTTGTCTGATGTGGAGGAAATTGCAAACATCAGAGGTTTCAGCGTGGAGGAGAAGCTCGTCAGTGACAGCTACAGCGCAGACTTTGTCCACTCAATGGAGGGTAAAG ACTTCACCTATGAATATGTGCAAAGGGAGGCCCTCAGGAtcccactcatttttaaagagaaagacgAACTAGGGATCAG AATGCCGGATCCAGAATTTACAGTCAGTGAAATTAAAGGATTAGTTG GCAGTCGCCGGTCTGTGGACGTTATGGACGTGAGCACTCAGAAAGGCACTGAGATGAGCATGGCGCAGTTTGTCCGTTATTACGAGACGCCGGAGGAAGAACGGGACAAACTGTTCAATGTCATCAGCTTAGAGTTCAGCCACACTAAGCTGGAGAACCTCATCAAGCGGCCCACAGTG GTGGATCAAGTGGACTGGGTGGACAACATGTGGCCTTCTGATCTGAAACAAAGCCAAACAGAAGCCACCAACGTCATTTCAGAGATGAAGTACCCTAAAGTGCAAAG GTACTGTTTGATGAGCGTAAAGGGCTGCTACACAGACTTCCACATTGATTTTGGGGGAACGTCGGTGTGGTATCATGTGTTCAAGGGACAGAAA GTGTTCTGGCTTGTGCCTCCAACCCCACATAACCTTGCTCTGTATGAGGACTGGGTACTGTCAGGCAAGCAGAGCGATATCTTTCTGGGAGACCGAGCTGATGGATGCCAGAGAGTGGAGCTTAAACAAGGATACACCTTCTTCATCCCGTCTG GGTGGATTCATGCTGTCTACACTCCCGTGGACACGCTGGTGTTCGGAGGCAATATTCTGCACAGCTTTAACATTCCTATGCAGCTTACCATCCATGAGATAGAGAACAGGACTAAG GTTCATTCGAAATTTCGTTTTCCGTTCTACTATGAGATATGCTGGTATGTTCTAGAGAGATATCTTCACTGCCTGACCAAACGCTCCTACCTTTCTCAAGAGGTCCGAAAAGAGCCTATGG ACTTTGAGACAAAGGTGAAGACAGAGAGTCCCTCCTCTGACTCCAGGAGCCAGGACACATACGAGGATTCATGTGGGACTCAAGTCAGGGAGGACCAGGGTGAAAAATCAGAAAGAGTCGCTCAGGATGGTCCCTGCTCGCCCGACGCCGGGAAGGGCCAACACCTGAAAGCTGTTTTATGTATTGACTCTGAGGACAGCTGTAATCCCGGCTCCACCTCTCTAGATTTCCCCAAAACCCCTTCTGACTCGCCGGCCTCAGAGTGTCAGAATAAATGGACTCATTTGACGGAGTTTGAACTGAACGGACTCAGGACGCTGGTTGAGAAGCTGGAGTCGCTTCCTGAAAACAAGAAATGCGTTCCAGTGGGAATAGAGAACCCACAAGCTCTGCTGGAGGACATGAAG GCTGTCTTAAAAGAACACGCTGATGACGACCCCAAATTAGCAATTACTGGGGTTCCTGTGGTGTGCTGGCCTAAGAAAACTATAAAG CCCCGGCCTCCCAACCGGCCGAAACCTAAGATGGCAGCATCTCCTGCATCAGCAGTCAAGCTGTCAGCTAGTCGGGGAACATCTGGTGCCAGGAGGAGAAGGACGCGCTGTCGAAAGTGTGAGGCATGTCTGCGGACGGAGTGTGGAGAGTGCCACTTCTGTAAAGACATGAAGAAGTTTGGTGGGCCGGGGCGAATGAAACAGTCCTGCATTATGAGGCAGTGCATTGCT cctGTACTGCCCCACACAGCAGTATGTCTAGTCTGTGGAGAGGCAGGAAAGGAGGACACagtggaggatgaggaggagaagttCAACCTCATGCTCATGGAGTGCTCCATCTGCAATGAGATCGTTCATCCTAACTGTCTCAAG ATTAAAGATTCAAATGGAGTAGTCAACGATGAGCTGCCAAACTGCTGGGAATGCCCAAAGTGTAACCATGCTGGGAAAACAGGGAAAG CCTCAAAGCAAAAAAGGGGGCCAGGGTTCAAGTATGCGTCAAATCTTCCCGGCTCGCTGCTGAAAGAACCACGACTAAACCGAGATCCAAAAGAGGAGCTCGACCCGCCCATGGTGGCCACAACAACGGTCACTACCTTGACTACGACATCTGTTGTGAAGAGAAAGGCAGAGCGGGAAGTAATCTCAAAGAGGAACGACGAGGAGCCTCCAAAGAAACGTCCCCCCTTGCTGTCTCTGGATGGCATCCCCCGACCAAGACTAGAGGACAATCCGctgaggaaaaagaggaaacttTTTGACACCAATGATGAACCTGTTATTATGAAGAAGAAG AAGCCTTCAAAACTGGAAGATCCGTTCACTTCAAAGCTGTTGCGGCAAATCAAGACAGAGAATGATCATGGTGATGAAGACGATGACCAGGAGGATCAAGAAGAAGATGGCTTGTCTTTGGAAAGGATGCATATAAAAGAGAAACATGAGTATGATGATGAGGACCAAGAAGAGGATgccgaggaagaggaggcagtgacaaaagagagagacagtAGTACGGAGGACAAAGCTAAGGTCCTACTTAACCCACTGCTGAGGACATCCACAGCCAGAGAAAGTGACCAGTCCTCCTCCAACTCTCCCAGAGCCGGACCAAGCAGCGAGTCAGGAGAAGCTCAGGAGAGGAGCTCTGCTCAGCTCAAAGCTCGCCATCAGCGTCGACGTCTTCCCAACAAAGAGGCGAGCAAAGAGTCCAACCAGGAAACTGCCAAGACAGAAGACTGTCCGAGCAGCCAGAAGCACGGCTCAGTGAAGACGGAGGACATCCCAGCCAATCACAACCGCCGACCACTGAAGAACGAAGACTGTCTGACCAATCAGAACCGTAAACCACTAAAAACAGAGGACTCGACCACTAATCAGAGCCGCAGAGCTGTTAAACTGGAGGAAGGTGTGGCCAATCAAAACAGACAACCGCTAAAAACGGAGGACAGCTTGGCCAATCAGAACCACAGACCGGTAAAATCTGAGCCTGAGAATGAAGTAGACGAGCAGAAGCCTAGATGGCCTCTTAATAACGGCAGCAGCGATCTGGGTGACTGGCTGAGGCACCGGGGGCGGGAGGTGAACGGGACGCCACGTGGCTACTCGCCGCTCGGCTGGAGCAGAAGCACGCCCATCACACCCATGTGCCCCCGACCGCTCCCCTGCCGGTCGCCACCAAAATGCATCCAAATGGAGCGCCACGTGATCCGGCCGCCTCCCATCAGCCCTCCGCCCGACAGACTGCCGCTGAACGACGGCGAAGCGCACGTGATGCGACGAGAGACGTGGATGACGGTGTTCAGTCACCTCACTCACAGAGATCTTTGCGTCTGCATGCGTGTCTGCAGGACCTGGAATAGGTG GTGCTGTGACAAAAGGCTCTGGAAGCACATCAATCTGAACCGCTGCAAGTCCATCACACCTCTCATGCTGAGCGGCATCATCCGGAGACAGCCAGTAGCTCTGGACCTCAGCTGGACCAACATTTCCAAGAAACAGCTCAGCTGGCTAATCAACAGACTTCCAG gtctGCGGGTGTTGCTTCTGTCAGGATGCTCCTGGGTGGCCGTCTCAGCTCTCTGCACCTCCAGCTGTCCACTCCTGCGAACTCTGGACGTTCAGTGGGTCGAGGGTCTGAAAGACGCCCAGATGAGAGACCTGCTGTCGCCTCCCACAGATAACAGACCAG GTCAGTTAGACAACAGGAGTAAG